A section of the Agarivorans litoreus genome encodes:
- the lepB gene encoding signal peptidase I, whose amino-acid sequence MATIFPLILVIATLVTGIIWVLDKFHWEKQRELKLQDARTAAGGELPNDAEEKITTPPSWIENGRSVFPVIAIVLVLRSFIYEPFQIPSGSMMPTLLVGDFILVEKFAYGLKDPVTRSTIVETGSPERGDIAVFKYPQDTRIDYIKRIVGLPGDRVIYRGKQLFIQAKCETTPCPELKPVPLDFEVSGRFKQGLMPLENYREQLAEVEHEILINPAAPDRVQYFYQQPGTAQDEWIVPEGHYLAFGDNRDNSTDSRYWGFVADEHLVGKAVAIWISFEFERAEDSVLPGWIPTGVRFNRIGAIK is encoded by the coding sequence ATGGCCACAATATTTCCGCTAATTCTGGTAATTGCTACGTTGGTTACGGGCATTATTTGGGTCTTAGATAAGTTTCACTGGGAGAAGCAGCGCGAGCTGAAACTACAAGATGCTCGCACCGCCGCTGGTGGTGAGTTACCTAACGATGCAGAAGAAAAGATAACTACACCGCCGAGCTGGATTGAGAATGGCCGTTCGGTATTTCCGGTTATTGCGATAGTGTTAGTATTGCGCTCGTTCATTTACGAGCCTTTCCAAATACCCTCCGGCTCGATGATGCCAACCTTGTTAGTGGGCGACTTTATCTTGGTTGAAAAGTTTGCTTACGGCTTAAAAGATCCAGTTACTCGTAGCACTATTGTTGAAACTGGTTCGCCTGAACGTGGCGATATTGCGGTATTTAAGTACCCGCAAGATACCCGTATTGATTACATTAAGCGCATTGTTGGCTTGCCTGGCGACAGAGTGATTTATCGTGGTAAGCAGTTGTTTATCCAAGCTAAATGTGAAACCACACCTTGCCCCGAGTTGAAACCAGTGCCGCTAGACTTTGAAGTGTCTGGTCGCTTTAAACAAGGTCTGATGCCTCTGGAAAATTATCGTGAGCAATTGGCAGAGGTTGAACATGAAATATTAATTAACCCAGCAGCACCAGATCGTGTGCAATACTTTTATCAGCAACCCGGCACAGCTCAAGACGAGTGGATAGTGCCCGAGGGCCACTATTTGGCTTTTGGAGACAATCGAGATAACAGTACCGATAGCCGCTACTGGGGCTTTGTTGCTGATGAGCACTTAGTGGGTAAAGCAGTAGCAATATGGATTAGCTTTGAATTTGAGCGTGCTGAAGATTCAGTATTACCGGGATGGATACCCACTGGTGTTCGATTTAATCGCATTGGCGCGATCAAGTAG
- the lepA gene encoding translation elongation factor 4, with product MINKNIRNFSIIAHIDHGKSTLSDRLIQHCGGLSAREMEAQVLDSMDLERERGITIKAQSVTLDYTAKDGETYQLNFIDTPGHVDFTYEVSRSLAACEGALLVVDAAQGVEAQTLANCYTAMEMDLEVIPVLNKIDLPQADPDRVAEEIEDIVGIDATDATVCSAKTGLGIEDVLETIVRDVPPPEGDDTAPLQALIIDSWFDNYQGVVSLVRIKSGELRAGERMTVMSTGQAHVINEVGIFTPKQTNTGVLKTGEVGYVIAGIKEILGAPVGDTLTTQKNGATEALPGFKKVKPQVYAGLFPTSSDEYENFRDALAKLSLNDSSLFYEPENSTALGFGFRCGFLGMLHMEIIQERLEREYDLDLITTAPTVIYEVEMNKGEVIYVDSPAKLPPTNNIAEIREPIAEVNILVPQEYLGNVITLCVEKRGIQKNMAYHGKQVALTYEIPMAEVVLDFFDKLKSTSRGYASLDYNFKYFNAANMVRVDIMINGDRVDALALITHKDHSESRGRQVVDKMKELIPRQMFDIAIQASIGMHIIARSTVKQLRKNVIAKCYGGDVSRKKKLLAKQKEGKKRMKQVGNVEVPQEAFLAVLHIGKD from the coding sequence TTGATAAATAAGAATATTCGCAATTTTTCGATTATTGCCCACATCGACCATGGCAAATCGACCTTATCTGATCGCCTGATTCAACACTGTGGTGGATTGAGCGCGCGCGAAATGGAAGCGCAGGTTCTTGACTCTATGGACTTAGAGCGCGAACGCGGAATTACCATTAAAGCACAAAGTGTAACCTTGGATTACACCGCTAAAGACGGTGAAACCTATCAGCTTAACTTTATTGATACTCCAGGACACGTTGACTTCACTTATGAAGTATCACGTTCACTGGCGGCATGTGAAGGTGCTTTACTGGTTGTTGACGCTGCGCAAGGCGTAGAAGCCCAAACCTTAGCGAACTGTTACACCGCTATGGAAATGGACTTAGAAGTTATTCCAGTACTAAATAAAATTGATTTACCACAGGCAGATCCAGACCGCGTAGCCGAAGAAATTGAAGATATCGTAGGCATTGATGCCACCGATGCAACGGTTTGTTCAGCTAAAACTGGCTTAGGTATCGAAGATGTATTAGAAACCATTGTACGTGACGTACCGCCACCAGAAGGTGATGATACGGCTCCGCTACAGGCGCTTATTATTGATTCGTGGTTTGATAACTACCAAGGCGTTGTATCGCTGGTGCGGATTAAAAGCGGAGAGTTAAGAGCGGGCGAGCGTATGACGGTAATGTCTACAGGCCAAGCGCACGTGATTAACGAAGTGGGTATTTTTACTCCTAAACAAACCAATACCGGTGTATTAAAAACCGGTGAAGTAGGTTACGTAATCGCTGGCATCAAAGAGATCTTGGGCGCGCCAGTAGGTGATACCCTAACTACCCAGAAAAACGGTGCTACCGAGGCCTTACCGGGCTTTAAAAAAGTAAAACCACAGGTATACGCAGGATTGTTCCCAACCAGCTCTGATGAATATGAAAACTTTCGTGACGCCTTGGCTAAGCTAAGTCTTAATGACTCTTCGCTATTTTATGAGCCAGAAAACTCTACTGCACTGGGTTTTGGTTTCCGTTGTGGCTTCTTAGGTATGTTGCATATGGAGATCATTCAAGAGCGTTTAGAGCGTGAATACGATCTTGACTTAATCACTACCGCACCAACCGTAATTTACGAAGTAGAGATGAACAAAGGCGAAGTTATCTATGTAGATAGCCCTGCTAAGTTACCACCTACGAACAATATTGCAGAGATTCGCGAACCTATTGCCGAAGTAAATATTCTGGTTCCTCAAGAATATTTAGGTAATGTAATTACCTTGTGTGTGGAAAAGCGCGGCATCCAAAAGAATATGGCTTATCACGGTAAGCAAGTTGCCTTAACTTACGAAATACCTATGGCTGAAGTGGTGTTGGATTTCTTCGATAAACTTAAGTCTACCAGTCGTGGCTATGCTTCATTGGATTATAACTTCAAGTACTTTAATGCGGCTAACATGGTGCGTGTAGATATCATGATTAACGGTGATAGGGTTGATGCGTTAGCCTTGATTACTCACAAAGATCACTCTGAATCTCGTGGGCGTCAGGTAGTTGATAAGATGAAAGAGCTTATTCCGCGCCAAATGTTTGATATCGCGATTCAAGCATCTATTGGTATGCACATTATTGCTCGTTCAACGGTTAAACAGCTGCGTAAAAACGTAATCGCCAAGTGTTATGGCGGTGACGTAAGTCGTAAGAAGAAGCTGCTAGCGAAGCAGAAAGAAGGTAAAAAACGTATGAAGCAAGTAGGTAACGTTGAAGTGCCTCAAGAAGCGTTTTTAGCCGTACTGCATATCGGTAAGGATTAA
- a CDS encoding SoxR reducing system RseC family protein — protein MIDNYAMVECVSKSACGSCASADNCGNSAIAKAFPTRVHQLQVKLTEAVEVGDNVELALNAKNMLQSAVIVYLLPLGMLIIGAALGKVVTAQGIAGEWVIALSTLTGLALGFLTVRRFTGYFSRHARYRPKMLAKQ, from the coding sequence GTGATTGACAATTACGCAATGGTGGAATGCGTAAGCAAAAGCGCTTGTGGCAGTTGCGCCAGTGCCGATAACTGTGGAAATAGCGCCATAGCTAAAGCCTTTCCTACCCGGGTTCATCAACTTCAGGTAAAGCTTACCGAGGCTGTTGAAGTGGGTGATAATGTGGAATTAGCGTTAAATGCTAAAAACATGCTGCAAAGTGCAGTGATTGTGTATTTGTTACCGCTAGGTATGCTGATTATTGGCGCAGCGCTGGGAAAAGTTGTTACCGCACAAGGTATTGCTGGAGAGTGGGTGATTGCTTTAAGCACTTTAACCGGTTTAGCGCTTGGTTTTTTAACTGTGCGGCGATTCACTGGTTATTTTTCTCGGCATGCACGTTATCGACCCAAAATGCTTGCTAAGCAATAA